In a single window of the Papaver somniferum cultivar HN1 unplaced genomic scaffold, ASM357369v1 unplaced-scaffold_2151, whole genome shotgun sequence genome:
- the LOC113340450 gene encoding putative F-box protein At3g52320, translated as KDNDVRRGDQDFHEGCIGKEHVGIITNHVAKLGVDRTETYVSGTITGTPLVLCQHANSDQIFPSINSRSSTSHTLAGDDYIVCEILSRLLVKSLMRFKCVCKSWKSLIEKDPYFINLHFTRSKVVGRSILTEMFTTENYARVLSAKPLLPSEDGHGGGATFEREIPVGPHRCLDYLHMLNFVNGLICFLDRKEHSVRVYNPSTGE; from the coding sequence TGAAAGATAATGACGTTCGTCGTGGCGACCAAGACTTCCATGAAGGATGTATCGGGAAAGAGCATGTCGGAATCATTACAAACCATGTCGCAAAACTAGGTGTTGACAGAACTGAAACATATGTGTCTGGGACAATAACAGGTACACCTTTGGTTCTCTGTCAGCATGCTAATTCTGATCAAATTTTTCCATCCATTAACAGTAGAAGTAGTACTAGTCATACTCTAGCTGGTGATGATTATATAGTCTGCGAGATACTCAGCAGACTGCTAGTGAAGTCACTAATGAGGTTCAAATGCGTATGCAAAAGTTGGAAATCCTTGATCGAAAAAGATCCTTACTTCATTAATTTGCACTTTACTCGATCAAAAGTTGTTGGGAGATCCATTCTCACCGAGATGTTCACTACTGAAAATTATGCACGTGTATTATCAGCCAAGCCATTACTTCCATCTGAAGATGGCCATGGAGGAGGAGCAACTTTCGAAAGGGAAATTCCTGTTGGCCCCCATCGTTGCCTTGATTACTTACACATGCTCAATTTCGTCAATGGTTTAATCTGCTTTTTAGACAGAAAAGAGCAT